In Pristiophorus japonicus isolate sPriJap1 chromosome 2, sPriJap1.hap1, whole genome shotgun sequence, one genomic interval encodes:
- the LOC139228720 gene encoding zinc finger protein 664-like, translating to MEAKSTIHSGEKQYMCSVCGQGFSRSAALLRHKRSHTPERPLMCEKGFANSSHVLAHQHVHTDECPFKCSDCEKRFKNKKNLLRHQRVHTGEKPFICCKCGQGFTNSSNLLRHRRRVHNGERPFTCSVCGKGFAQSSDLRIHQRVHNGERPFTCSECGNGFTRSTTLLNHQQVHTVERL from the exons atggaagcaaaaagcaccattcacagcggggagaaacagtacatgtgttctgtgtgtggacaaggcttcagtcgaTCAGCTGCCCTgttgagacacaagcgcagtcacaccccGGAGAGGCCGTTAATGTGCGAGAAGGGTTTCGCTAATTCATCCCACGTACTGGCACACCAGCATGTTCACACTGATGAGTGTCCTTTTAAATGCTCTGACTGTGAGAAAAGATTTAAAAACAAAAAGAatttgctgagacaccagcgagttcacactggggagaagccgttcatcTGCTGTAAATGTGGgcagggattcactaattcatccaacctgctgagacaccggcga cgagtacacaatggggagaggccgttcacctgctccgtatgtgggaagggatttgctcaGTCATCCGATCTTcggatacaccagcgagtacacaatggggagaggccgttcacctgctccgaatgtgggaatggattcactcgtTCAACCACCCTGCTGAATCATCAGCAAGTTCACACTGTTGAGAGACTTTAA